A genomic region of Methanobacterium sp. contains the following coding sequences:
- a CDS encoding ATP cone domain-containing protein yields the protein MTDVIKSTGKKEPFRPEKIRRSIENAITDAGFTVASKMKAIEHASEDAMNLARGRSEVSSKELRNEILNDLESDVPEAAQAWRNFEKQRGMK from the coding sequence ATGACAGATGTTATAAAAAGTACTGGAAAAAAAGAGCCATTTAGACCTGAAAAAATAAGAAGATCAATAGAAAATGCTATTACAGACGCTGGTTTCACTGTTGCATCCAAAATGAAAGCTATAGAACATGCTTCAGAAGATGCAATGAACCTTGCAAGAGGTAGAAGTGAAGTAAGCTCTAAAGAACTTAGAAATGAGATATTAAATGATTTAGAAAGTGATGTACCCGAAGCAGCTCAGGCATGGAGAAACTTCGAAAAGCAGCGTGGGATGAAGTGA